Proteins encoded in a region of the Sparus aurata chromosome 6, fSpaAur1.1, whole genome shotgun sequence genome:
- the LOC115582835 gene encoding nuclear factor 7, ovary-like has product MASNLEHDFSCPVCQDVYQDPVLLSCSHSFCRDCLQNWWRRKRTQECPVCRRRSSRSEPPCNLILKNLCESFLLTGNQRASAESEAVCSLHSEKLRLFCLDHQQPVCVVCRDSKKHNNHRFRPIDEAAQDLKEELQKSLKPLQDKLKVFKQVKGNCDQTAKHIKVQARQTESQIKEQFKKLHQFLEEEEEARISALREEEEQKSQMMKKKTAALSKDIAALSDTIRTTEEELRAEDVSFLQNYKAAVKRVQQRPLLEDPQLVSGALIDEAKHLGNLSYNVWNKMKETLSYTPVVLDPNSAHPELFLSEDLTSVRRAEKQILPKNPERFVYHSSVLGSEGFDSGTHRWDVEVGDSTDWSVGVAAESVKRKGNMQSGVWIIGFSDGKNKAFSPEAKLIVLSMETKLQKIRVNLDLDKGELSFSDPDTKAQIHTFTHTFNEKLFPYICNRDERPIKIIEEMTKDDDDDDDDDDDSVFGGDPIHISASL; this is encoded by the coding sequence ATGGCTTCCAACTTAGAGCACGATttctcctgtcctgtctgcCAAGATGTCTACCAAGATCCTGTTCTCCTGTCatgcagccacagcttctgtagaGACTGTCTGCAGAACTGGTGGAGAAGGAAACGAACACAGGAGTGTCCGGTTTGTAGGAGAAGATCATCAAGAAGTGAACCACCGTGTAACTTGATACtaaagaacctgtgtgagagcttcttatTGACAGGAAATCAGAGAGCTTCAGCAGAGTCCGAGGCTGTCTGCAGTCTGCACAGTGAGAAACTCAGACttttctgtctggaccatcagcagccggtgtgtgtcgtctgcagggactcaaaaaaacacaacaaccacagattcagacccatTGATGAAGCTGCACAGGATCTTAAAGAAGAGCTCCAGAAGTCCCTGAAGCCCTTACAGGACAAACTGAAGGTCTTCAAACAAGTTAAAGGAAACTGTGATCAAACAGCAAAACACATCAAGGTCCAGGCCCGACAGACAGAGAGTCAGATCAAAGAGCAGTTTAAGAAGCTTCATcagtttctagaagaggaagaggaggccaggatctctgctctgagggaggaagaggagcagaagagtcagatgatgaagaagaagactgcAGCTCTGAGTAAAGACATAGCAGCTCTGTCAGACAcgatcagaaccacagaggaggagctgagagctgaagacgtctcattcctgcagaactacaaggctgcagtgaagagagtccagcagcgccccctgctggaggatccacagctggtctcaggagctctgatagacgaggccaaacacctgggcaacctgagctaCAACgtctggaacaagatgaaggagacgctctcctacactcctgtggttctggatcCAAACTCTGCTCATCCAGAACTCttcctgtctgaagatctgacCAGTGTGAGACGTGCAGAGAAACAGATTCTCCCTAAAAACCCAGAGAGGTTTGTTTACCACTCCTCCGTCCTCGGCTCCGAGGGCTTcgactcagggactcacagGTGGGATGTTGAAGTTGGAGACAGTACAGACTGGTCTGTGGGTGTCGCTGCAGAGTCGGTCAAGAGGAAAGGCAACATGCAGTCTGGTGTATGGATAATAGGATTCTCTGATGGTAAAAATAAAGCCTTCTCCCCGGAAGCCAAACTAATTGTTCTCTCAATGGAGACAAAGCTACAGAAGATCAGAGTAAATCTGGACTTGGACAAAGGAGagctgtcgttctctgatcctgacactaaggcacaaatacacaccttcacacacactttcaacgAGAAGCTCTTTCCATACATATGCAATAGAGATGAACGCCCTATTAAGATTATAGAAGAGATGActaaagatgatgatgatgatgatgatgatgatgacgatagTGTTTTTGGTGGTGATCCTATTcata